A genomic region of Gossypium hirsutum isolate 1008001.06 chromosome D01, Gossypium_hirsutum_v2.1, whole genome shotgun sequence contains the following coding sequences:
- the LOC107916961 gene encoding LOB domain-containing protein 4, which produces MKENGRKHGALSPCAACKLLRRRCAPDCVFAPYFPADEPQKFASVHKVFGASNVNKMLQELPEHQRRDAVSSMVYEANARVRDPVYGCVGAISSLQRQIDSLQNQLALAQAEVVQMRMRQFGSTSSNPGTNSADENIASVADAPSKFMPSHHQSKSFFCVDMVDQPNMAESLWSY; this is translated from the exons ATGAAGGAAAATGGTAGAAAGCACGGCGCCTTATCGCCATGCGCGGCGTGCAAGTTACTTAGAAGGAGATGTGCACCGGACTGTGTTTTTGCTCCGTATTTTCCAGCTGATGAGCCTCAAAAGTTTGCTAGTGTCCATAAGGTGTTTGGTGCTAGCAATGTTAACAAGATGTTACAG GAATTACCGGAGCACCAACGACGTGATGCAGTGAGTTCAATGGTGTACGAAGCCAACGCCAGGGTTCGTGACCCTGTTTACGGATGTGTAGGAGCCATTTCATCGTTGCAACGACAGATCGATTCTCTGCAAAACCAATTGGCACTTGCTCAAGCCGAGGTGGTTCAGATGAGGATGCGCCAATTCGGTTCGACCTCATCGAACCCGGGCACCAACTCGGCTGATGAGAACATTGCATCAGTTGCAGATGCCCCTTCCAAGTTCATGCCATCTCATCATCAGTCCAAGTCCTTTTTTTGCGTGGACATGGTTGATCAGCCTAATATGGCTGAGTCTTTATGGTCATACTAG
- the LOC121213851 gene encoding uncharacterized protein isoform X1, whose protein sequence is MRSNSCRFKCWSSWLQRKSQGRVAANISLQMLISRCILLIQNHGQVLIYVAVGSVVSEQEHISIILVGLSVEYESVREVALTTNVSLDLLIGMLVDCGARQLEFGSNIPVQANMVYQQKNDVESQSKNSSSNAGYVGSEALSVVYFVCKLVIFK, encoded by the exons ATGAGGAGTAATAGTTGCAGGTTCAAGTGTTGGTCTTCATGGCTCCAGAGGAAGTCTCAGGGAAGGGTGGCAGCCAACATCAGTCTTCAAATGCTGATAAGTAGGTGCATTCTCCTCATTCAGAACCACGGTCAAGTTCTTATATATGTAGCTG TTGGCAGTGTGGTATCTGAACAAGAGCATATCAGTATCATTCTTGTAGGACTCTCAGTCGAGTATGAGTCAGTTCGAGAAGTGGCCTTAACTACAAATGTCTCTCTTGATCTTCTTATTGGGATGCTAGTTGATTGTGGAGCCAGACAACTAGAATTTGGGTCTAACATTCCAGTGCAAGCCAATATGGTCTACCAACAAAAGAATGATGTTGAAAGTCAATCTAAGAATTCTTCATCTAATGCTGGATATGTTGGATCTGAAGCCTTGAGTGTAGTATAtttcgtttgtaaacttgtaattttcaaataa
- the LOC121213851 gene encoding uncharacterized protein isoform X2, translating into MRSNSCRFKCWSSWLQRKSQGRVAANISLQMLISRCILLIQNHGQVLIYVAGLSVEYESVREVALTTNVSLDLLIGMLVDCGARQLEFGSNIPVQANMVYQQKNDVESQSKNSSSNAGYVGSEALSVVYFVCKLVIFK; encoded by the exons ATGAGGAGTAATAGTTGCAGGTTCAAGTGTTGGTCTTCATGGCTCCAGAGGAAGTCTCAGGGAAGGGTGGCAGCCAACATCAGTCTTCAAATGCTGATAAGTAGGTGCATTCTCCTCATTCAGAACCACGGTCAAGTTCTTATATATGTAGCTG GACTCTCAGTCGAGTATGAGTCAGTTCGAGAAGTGGCCTTAACTACAAATGTCTCTCTTGATCTTCTTATTGGGATGCTAGTTGATTGTGGAGCCAGACAACTAGAATTTGGGTCTAACATTCCAGTGCAAGCCAATATGGTCTACCAACAAAAGAATGATGTTGAAAGTCAATCTAAGAATTCTTCATCTAATGCTGGATATGTTGGATCTGAAGCCTTGAGTGTAGTATAtttcgtttgtaaacttgtaattttcaaataa